The proteins below come from a single Sorghum bicolor cultivar BTx623 chromosome 4, Sorghum_bicolor_NCBIv3, whole genome shotgun sequence genomic window:
- the LOC8057535 gene encoding protein NLP3 produces MAMEMETDMDGVLQRFDVDLLLDGHGSSDSPCGSASGGGGTQPQDNKEVVGGGAVKERIARALRIYKDAAAGHDGGGGALVQVWAPARDGDRRVLATRGQPFVLPPPRCHRLFQYRTVSLTHAFPIGGGAVPGERGLPGRVFDAGEPEWTPNVQYYGTGEYARISYALIYDIQAALALPILDPATGSCLAVLELVTTSPRLHFAAEVDRLSKALQAVALRGSEICRHPAPEVCNDDEAAAQVAMSEVAEILSKVGEAHKLPLAQVWGRCRRCSTGTEHASLSLTAAGTPFYLTDTNPTLLGFHEACVEHHLRSGRGGLVDEAAAARRPRFCADVTKYSMDAYPLAHHARFCGLAGCLAVCAQLRRGGDASMDMNGGGDGGWDECVLEFFLPPDCRDGAAQKAAADAVAATIMERFGNGDLKAVVISGLQDLAFDIVADGECVLRPDTVTMADAPELELNYHGGDERDSDEEGLCLAAAMGTTAEIEALKMHHDEHHGGEDPRSQVGKKTTTKRKGEKTVSLEELQRYFSGSLKDAAKSLGVCPTTMKRICRKHGISRWPFRKLAKANRSLDKIKCVFESVQGSSQAMVSPAPAVAAARRAPALPCLSSALRVASSQGSCQAPPPPQKEATWRKPLHGGDAGVVTVKANYRGDIIRFRVPSSAGVATVKGEVAKRLGLEAGEFDVKYLDDDNEWVLLSCDADFQECLDVVPALSGASTSSGSGMAQPVVRLMVQEVAEIHGSSCGSSD; encoded by the exons ATGGCGATGGAGATGGAGACCGACATGGACGGCGTGCTCCAGCGCTTCGACGTCGACCTCCTCCTCGACGGCCACGGCAGCAGCGACAGCCCAT GTGGGAgcgcgagcggcggcggcggcacgcaGCCGCAGGACAACAAGGaggtcgtcggcggcggcgcggtgaAGGAGCGGATCGCGCGGGCGCTGAGGATCTACAAGGACGCGGCGGCGGggcacgacggcggcggcggcgcgctggTGCAGGTGTGGGCGCCGGCGCGGGACGGGGACCGGCGGGTGCTGGCCACCCGGGGCCAGCCGTtcgtgctgccgccgccgcggtgCCACCGCCTGTTCCAGTACCGGACGGTGTCGCTCACGCACGCGTTCCccatcggcggcggcgccgtgcCCGGGGAGCGCGGCCTGCCGGGGCGGGTGTTCGACGCCGGGGAGCCCGAGTGGACCCCCAACGTGCAGTACTACGGCACCGGCGAGTACGCGCGCATCAGCTACGCGCTCATCTACGACATCCAGGCCGCGCTCGCGCTGCCCATCCTTGACCCCGCCACGGGCTCCTGCCTCGCCGTGCTCGAGCTCGTCACCACCTCACCTAGGCTCCACTTCGCCGCCGAGGTCGACAGGCTCTCCAAGGCGCTCCAG GCAGTGGCGTTGAGAGGCTCCGAGATCTGCCGCCACCCTGCACCCGAG GTCTGCAACGACGATGAGGCGGCGGCTCAGGTGGCCATGTCCGAGGTTGCAGAAATCTTGAGCAAAGTGGGGGAGGCTCACAAGCTGCCATTAGCGCAGGTCTGGGGCAGGTGCAGACGCTGCAGCACCGGCACGGAGCACGCCTCCCTCTCGCTGACGGCGGCCGGCACGCCGTTCTACCTCACCGACACGAACCCAACCCTCCTTGGCTTCCACGAGGCCTGCGTCGAGCACCACCTGCGGTCCGGCCGGGGCGGGCTCGTCGATGaggcggccgcggcgcgccggCCCCGCTTCTGCGCCGACGTCACCAAGTACTCCATGGACGCGTACCCGCTCGCGCACCACGCGCGGTTCTGCGGCCTGGCCGGCTGCCTCGCCGTGTGCGCGCAGCTGCGCCGCGGCGGCGACGCGTCCATGGACATGAAcggtggcggcgacggcggctggGATGAGTGCGTGCTGGAGTTCTTCCTCCCGCCGGATTGCAGGGACGGCGCGGCGCAGAAGGCGGCAGCGGACGCCGTCGCGGCTACCATCATGGAGCGGTTTGGCAATGGCGATCTGAAGGCGGTCGTGATAAGCGGGTTGCAGGATCTAGCTTTTGACATCGTTGCAGATGGCGAGTGCGTGCTTCGGCCTGATACTGTGACCATGGCTGATGCCCCTGAGCTTGAGCTCAACTATCATGGAGGAGATGAGAGGGATTCAGATGAGGAGGGTCTATGTCTGGCGGCAGCTATGGGTACCACTGCAGAAATTGAAGCACTCAAGATGCACCATGACGAACACCATGGTGGCGAGGATCCAAGATCACAGGTTGgcaagaagacgacgacgaaAAGGAAAGGCGAAAAAACTGTCAGTTTGGAGGAGCTCCAGCGCTACTTCTCTGGAAGCCTGAAAGATGCAGCCAAGAGTCTTGGCG TTTGTCCAACAACGATGAAGCGCATCTGCAGGAAGCACGGCATCTCCAGGTGGCCATTCCGCAAGCTCGCCAAGGCGAACCGCTCCCTCGACAAGATCAAGTGCGTCTTTGAGTCTGTGCAAGGCTCATCACAGGCCATGGTTTCTCCTGCTCCTGCTGTGGCCGCTGCTCGCCGTGCTCCTGCCTTACCATGCCTGTCAAGTGCTCTGAGAGTGGCATCCTCCCAAGGCTCATGCCAAGCTCCGCCACCGCCTCAGAAGGAGGCCACATGGCGCAAGCCTCTGCACGGCGGAGACGCCGGCGTGGTGACCGTCAAAGCGAACTACAGAGGGGACATCATCAGGTTCAGGGTGCCGAGCTCCGCGGGCGTCGCGACGGTGAAGGGGGAGGTGGCCAAGAGGCTGGGGCTGGAGGCCGGCGAGTTCGACGTCAAGTACCTGGACGATGACAACGAGTGGGTGCTCTTGTCCTGCGACGCCGACTTCCAGGAGTGCCTCGACGTCGTGCCGGCGTTGTCAGGCGCGTCAACATCGTCTGGCTCCGGGATGGCTCAGCCAGTGGTCAGGCTCATGGTTCAGGAGGTAGCTGAGATCCATGGGAGCTCCTGTGGCAGCTCAGATTAG